A genomic stretch from Thermomonospora umbrina includes:
- a CDS encoding WhiB family transcriptional regulator — protein sequence MDWRHIAACRDVDPELFFPIGNTGPALLQIEEAKQVCRRCDVTESCLRWALESGQDSGVWGGMSEDERRALKRRNARARARVL from the coding sequence ATGGACTGGCGCCACATCGCCGCCTGCCGTGACGTGGACCCCGAGCTGTTCTTCCCCATCGGGAACACCGGACCGGCGCTGCTGCAGATCGAGGAGGCCAAGCAGGTCTGCCGACGCTGCGACGTCACCGAGTCGTGCCTGCGCTGGGCCCTGGAGTCCGGTCAGGACTCCGGCGTCTGGGGCGGAATGAGCGAGGACGAGCGTCGCGCCCTCAAGCGCCGCAACGCCCGCGCCCGCGCCCGCGTTCTCTAG
- a CDS encoding diacylglycerol/lipid kinase family protein: protein MLIANPKATSTSRRVRELLIRAFSGDLDLELAETAHRGHAAVLAREAADAKYDVVIALGGDGTVNEAVNGLLARGPSPDVPALAVLPIGSTNVFARALGLPGDPVGATRRVLEALRAGRHRSVGLGRADDRYFTFCAGLGLDAEVIRAVEERRDAGAKSRPSLYVQAALRRFFAGTDRRRPALTLERPGHDPVEGVFLSFISNTAPWTYIGRHPVNPSPRAHFATGLDVFGSRSLDVLPVLSTVAGMLLPGSAPVRGGHVVNMHNVDELTVRAERPIAFQLDGDYLGERREVVFRSVPRAIRIVI, encoded by the coding sequence ATGCTCATCGCCAACCCCAAGGCGACCTCCACCTCCCGGCGGGTCCGCGAACTCCTGATCCGCGCCTTCTCCGGCGATCTGGATCTGGAGCTCGCCGAGACCGCGCATCGCGGCCACGCCGCCGTCCTCGCGCGGGAGGCGGCCGACGCCAAGTACGACGTGGTGATCGCGCTGGGCGGTGACGGGACGGTGAACGAGGCCGTCAACGGCCTGCTGGCCCGCGGCCCCTCCCCCGACGTGCCGGCGCTGGCGGTGCTGCCGATCGGGAGCACCAACGTGTTCGCCCGCGCCCTGGGGCTGCCCGGCGACCCCGTCGGCGCGACCCGCAGGGTGCTGGAGGCGCTGCGGGCCGGACGGCACCGGTCGGTGGGCCTCGGGCGGGCCGACGACCGCTACTTCACGTTCTGCGCGGGCCTCGGGCTGGACGCCGAGGTGATCCGCGCGGTGGAGGAACGACGCGACGCGGGGGCCAAGTCCCGTCCGTCGCTCTACGTCCAGGCGGCGCTGCGGCGCTTCTTCGCCGGGACCGACCGACGACGTCCCGCGCTCACCCTCGAACGGCCGGGCCATGACCCGGTGGAGGGCGTGTTCCTTTCCTTCATCTCCAATACCGCGCCGTGGACTTATATCGGCCGGCATCCGGTGAATCCCAGTCCCCGTGCGCACTTCGCCACCGGGCTGGATGTGTTCGGCAGCCGTTCCCTGGACGTGCTGCCGGTGCTGTCCACGGTGGCCGGGATGTTGCTGCCGGGTTCGGCGCCGGTCCGCGGCGGTCATGTTGTGAACATGCACAACGTCGACGAGCTCACCGTTCGCGCGGAACGGCCCATCGCCTTTCAGTTGGACGGGGACTACCTGGGAGAACGCCGCGAGGTCGTCTTCCGCTCCGTGCCGAGGGCGATACGCATCGTCATCTGA
- a CDS encoding RNA polymerase sigma factor SigF yields the protein MTEKTTLPESDAPGPAEERSDSGVPDRARARALFEKLHQLPEGDPERQRVRDQLVELHLPLVEYLARRFRNRGEWLDDLIQVATIGLIKSIDRFDLERGVEFSTYATPTIVGEIKRHFRDKGWAVRVPRRLQELKLSLTKAISDLAQREGRAPTVSELAAHLQMSEEEVLEGLESANAYSTVSLDAPDSGDEDAPAVADSLGMIDDSLEGVEYRESLKPLLEKLPAREKRILLLRFFGNMTQSQIAAELGISQMHVSRLLARTLTQLREGLTADE from the coding sequence ATGACGGAGAAGACCACGTTGCCGGAGAGCGACGCGCCGGGCCCCGCCGAGGAGCGGTCCGACAGCGGAGTGCCCGACCGGGCCCGCGCCCGGGCGCTGTTCGAGAAGCTGCACCAACTGCCCGAGGGCGACCCCGAGCGGCAGCGGGTCCGCGACCAGCTCGTGGAGCTGCACCTGCCGCTGGTGGAGTACCTGGCCCGCCGGTTCCGCAACCGCGGCGAGTGGCTGGACGACCTGATCCAGGTGGCCACGATCGGGCTGATCAAGTCGATCGACCGGTTCGACCTGGAGCGCGGGGTGGAGTTCTCCACCTATGCCACACCCACCATCGTCGGCGAGATCAAGCGGCACTTCCGCGACAAGGGCTGGGCGGTGCGGGTGCCCCGCCGGCTCCAGGAGCTCAAGCTGTCGCTGACCAAGGCGATCAGCGACCTCGCCCAGCGCGAGGGCCGCGCGCCCACCGTCAGCGAGCTGGCCGCGCATCTGCAGATGAGCGAGGAGGAGGTGCTGGAGGGCCTGGAGTCCGCCAACGCCTACTCGACGGTCTCGCTGGACGCGCCGGACTCCGGCGACGAGGACGCGCCCGCGGTGGCCGACTCGCTCGGCATGATCGACGACTCGCTGGAGGGCGTGGAGTACCGCGAGTCCCTCAAGCCGCTGCTGGAGAAGCTGCCCGCCCGCGAGAAGCGGATCCTGCTGCTGCGGTTCTTCGGCAACATGACGCAGTCGCAGATCGCCGCCGAGCTGGGGATCTCCCAGATGCACGTGTCACGCCTGCTGGCCCGTACGCTGACCCAGCTCCGCGAGGGCCTGACCGCGGACGAGTGA
- a CDS encoding anti-sigma factor, which yields MPAETQAGTRPAIRDVVTVKLPADSAYLSVLRTATAGLAARLDFTLDEIEDLRIAVDEACAMLLAQAVPGTDLECQFELTGEAMRIAVSVLTVDGVEPSRDTFAWTVLSSLAGDVDSRVGADDRVTVMLQKRRGAAGAQ from the coding sequence ATGCCCGCTGAGACGCAGGCCGGCACCAGACCGGCCATCCGCGACGTGGTGACCGTCAAGCTGCCCGCCGACAGCGCGTACCTGTCCGTGCTGCGCACCGCGACGGCGGGGCTGGCGGCCCGGCTCGACTTCACGCTGGACGAGATCGAGGACCTGCGGATCGCGGTCGACGAGGCCTGCGCGATGCTGCTGGCCCAGGCCGTCCCCGGCACGGATCTCGAATGTCAGTTCGAGCTGACCGGAGAGGCGATGCGGATCGCGGTCTCGGTGCTGACCGTCGACGGCGTCGAGCCCAGCCGCGACACGTTCGCCTGGACGGTGCTGTCCTCGCTGGCCGGCGACGTGGACTCGAGAGTGGGCGCCGACGACCGGGTGACCGTGATGCTGCAGAAGCGTCGCGGGGCTGCGGGGGCACAGTGA
- a CDS encoding phytanoyl-CoA dioxygenase family protein has translation MEMHEYDTDGYAIFRNVLDTELIGEADEHVRWLQERHPGRSGEDLSTELVARDPFWVRLVSDDRLLDIAERFIGPDIALFASHYIAKPPYTGKAVLWHQDGAFWPLDPMRVVTLWLAVDRSTPENGCLRVIPGSHRQDLHGVRERTGEDAVFGVESDVAVDESRAVDVILEPGDAEVHHPNIMHGSNANASPHRRCGLTIRYIPTSTRITAEPLPFPSALLLRGRAGVNEYQPRPRYVPGEHLPFRGAEEWAS, from the coding sequence ATGGAGATGCACGAGTACGACACCGACGGGTACGCGATCTTCCGGAACGTGCTGGACACCGAACTGATCGGGGAGGCCGACGAGCACGTCCGCTGGCTGCAGGAGCGGCACCCCGGGCGCAGCGGGGAGGATCTGTCCACCGAGCTGGTCGCCCGGGACCCGTTCTGGGTGCGGCTGGTCTCCGACGACCGGCTGCTGGACATCGCCGAGCGCTTCATCGGCCCCGACATCGCCCTGTTCGCCTCGCACTACATCGCCAAGCCCCCGTACACGGGCAAGGCGGTGCTCTGGCACCAGGACGGCGCGTTCTGGCCCCTGGACCCGATGCGGGTGGTCACCCTGTGGCTGGCGGTGGACCGCTCCACCCCGGAGAACGGCTGCCTGCGCGTCATTCCGGGCAGCCACCGGCAGGACCTGCACGGCGTACGGGAACGGACCGGCGAGGACGCGGTGTTCGGCGTCGAGAGCGACGTCGCCGTGGACGAGTCGCGGGCGGTGGACGTGATCCTGGAGCCCGGCGACGCGGAGGTCCACCACCCGAACATCATGCACGGCAGCAACGCCAACGCCTCCCCGCACCGGCGCTGCGGCCTGACCATCCGCTACATCCCGACGTCCACGCGGATCACCGCCGAGCCGCTGCCGTTCCCGAGCGCGCTCCTGCTGCGGGGCCGGGCCGGGGTGAACGAGTACCAGCCGCGACCCCGCTACGTCCCCGGCGAGCACCTCCCCTTCCGAGGGGCCGAGGAGTGGGCGTCCTAA
- a CDS encoding sugar kinase: MDLLNRPLPGPARVALIGECMIELRHLAADRLALGYAGDVFNTAAYLARSAAPGAVDVRFVTVTGDDPYSVAMRDHWRSHGVDDALARVLPGGRAGLYLIRTDDRGERTFHHYRRESAARGLFGPAQPTELDDAIAGHDVVYLSGITLSILSETARERLLATLAETRRRGGLVVYDTNYRASGWDSPAHAARAADAVLRHTDIALPTLDDDRIVHGDGGVRDTLERLRGSGVREIVVKIGADGCVVADAETETEVPAVPDVRVVDTTSAGDAFNGAYLAARLAGAAPTAAAEAGCALAAEVIGHPGALLPPR; this comes from the coding sequence GTGGATCTTCTGAACCGGCCCCTACCCGGACCCGCCCGGGTGGCGCTCATCGGCGAGTGCATGATCGAGCTGCGTCATCTGGCCGCCGACCGGCTCGCCCTCGGCTACGCCGGGGACGTCTTCAACACGGCCGCCTACCTGGCCCGCAGCGCCGCCCCGGGCGCCGTCGACGTCCGCTTCGTGACCGTCACGGGCGACGACCCGTACAGCGTCGCCATGCGGGACCACTGGCGGTCCCACGGGGTCGACGACGCCCTGGCCAGGGTCCTGCCCGGCGGCAGGGCCGGGCTGTACCTGATCCGCACCGACGACCGGGGCGAACGGACCTTCCACCACTACCGGCGGGAGTCGGCCGCCCGAGGGCTGTTCGGGCCCGCGCAGCCCACCGAACTGGACGACGCGATCGCCGGGCACGACGTGGTCTACCTCTCCGGGATCACCCTGTCGATCCTGTCCGAGACGGCCCGTGAGCGGCTGCTCGCCACGCTGGCCGAGACCCGCCGGCGCGGGGGCCTGGTCGTCTACGACACCAACTACCGGGCGAGCGGCTGGGACTCCCCCGCCCACGCCGCGCGGGCCGCCGACGCCGTGCTCCGGCACACCGACATCGCCCTGCCCACGCTGGACGACGACCGGATCGTCCACGGAGACGGCGGTGTGCGCGACACCCTCGAACGGCTGCGGGGCTCCGGGGTCCGCGAGATCGTCGTCAAGATCGGCGCCGACGGCTGCGTGGTCGCCGACGCGGAGACCGAGACCGAGGTCCCCGCCGTGCCGGACGTCCGCGTCGTGGACACCACCTCGGCGGGCGACGCGTTCAACGGCGCCTACCTGGCCGCCCGGCTGGCGGGCGCCGCCCCCACGGCCGCAGCCGAGGCCGGGTGCGCGCTGGCGGCCGAGGTCATCGGCCACCCCGGAGCCCTGCTCCCACCTCGTTAG
- a CDS encoding DUF4185 domain-containing protein encodes MRSRALWRGLAAGALTFGLSFTAIAPADAAPPKPGTATVTTSRGLDAPAPASCQGVPTPAFQGTERNVEVNDLFDRYGNDNSRVDDWTGADGTYSTELPDGRLAFVFSDTFLGKVNADGSRSPVIEEGGTTPFLNNTFVVKDGDRLKTITGGTKAAPKAVMPPRDSKHWYWAGDAITAAGLVQTTYQEYERFGTGAWDWRWHRNVVATFAPGRLDRPLSVKPLPSGNGIAWASWLEKVGGHIYVYGVEDHGATKYMHLARVKGNRLTGAWEFYKGDGTWSAKESDSARMMDGVANEYSVSRLGGGYVLITQDTTEQLSSRVVAYFSCSPEGPFTGKTLLYNTPETGALGSYGNPNVFTYNAHAHPELSTGNRIVVSYNVNTFVNTDHYRDVSIYRPRFIDVKFG; translated from the coding sequence GTGCGAAGCAGAGCCCTCTGGCGCGGTCTGGCGGCCGGCGCCCTGACGTTCGGTCTGTCCTTCACCGCCATCGCCCCCGCCGACGCCGCCCCGCCCAAGCCCGGCACCGCCACCGTCACCACGTCCCGGGGCCTCGACGCGCCCGCCCCCGCGTCCTGTCAGGGCGTACCCACCCCCGCGTTCCAGGGCACCGAACGGAACGTCGAGGTCAACGACCTGTTCGACCGCTACGGCAACGACAATTCCAGGGTCGACGACTGGACCGGTGCCGACGGCACCTACTCCACCGAACTCCCCGACGGACGGCTGGCGTTCGTCTTCTCGGACACGTTCCTCGGCAAGGTCAACGCCGACGGCTCGCGTTCGCCGGTCATCGAGGAGGGCGGCACCACCCCGTTCCTCAACAACACCTTCGTGGTCAAGGACGGCGACCGGCTGAAGACGATCACCGGGGGCACCAAGGCGGCCCCCAAGGCCGTCATGCCGCCGCGCGACTCCAAGCACTGGTACTGGGCCGGCGACGCCATCACCGCCGCCGGGCTCGTCCAGACCACCTACCAGGAGTACGAGCGGTTCGGGACCGGGGCCTGGGACTGGCGCTGGCACCGCAACGTCGTCGCCACCTTCGCCCCCGGCAGGCTCGACCGGCCCCTCAGCGTGAAGCCCCTGCCCTCCGGCAACGGCATCGCCTGGGCGTCCTGGCTGGAGAAGGTCGGCGGGCACATCTACGTCTACGGGGTCGAGGACCACGGGGCCACCAAGTACATGCACCTCGCGCGCGTCAAGGGCAACCGCCTGACCGGGGCCTGGGAGTTCTATAAGGGCGACGGCACCTGGTCGGCGAAGGAGTCAGACTCGGCGCGCATGATGGACGGCGTGGCCAACGAGTACAGCGTGAGCAGGCTCGGCGGCGGCTACGTCCTCATCACCCAGGACACCACCGAGCAGCTCAGCTCCCGCGTGGTGGCGTACTTCTCGTGCTCGCCCGAGGGGCCGTTCACGGGCAAGACCCTCCTCTACAACACCCCGGAGACGGGCGCGCTCGGCAGCTACGGCAACCCCAACGTCTTCACCTACAACGCCCACGCCCACCCCGAGCTGAGCACGGGGAACAGGATCGTCGTGTCGTACAACGTGAACACCTTCGTCAACACCGACCACTACCGCGACGTGTCGATCTACCGTCCCCGCTTCATCGACGTGAAGTTCGGCTGA
- a CDS encoding DUF4432 family protein, translating into MTHRRHRPSRNWGARLHETTWSGMRAVVLENELLRVTVLVDKGGDVVEFCHKRHDTDFVWLAPEGVRAPRDVAGGAADDVAAFHDHYEGGWQEALPNGGAPSTYRGAALAQHGEVAGLPWDCDIATDDPGEVAVRLEVRARRMPLRVVKTFRLVSGSAELLIDEELTNESGVPLDVMWGHHIVFGAPFLRPGHRVVLPEGVEVIPHGTAIHPDGRRVRAGGPYAWPVVPAAGGGSVDLSVVPGHGEPSEIVYLTGFATGAYDVVDPATGRGLGVRWDASVLPYLWMWQELGASRDYPWWGRAFVLGLEPFAGYPTGGLAEAAANGSALALGPGETRALWLRAQVIDEEP; encoded by the coding sequence GTGACCCACCGACGCCACCGCCCGTCCCGCAACTGGGGCGCGCGCCTGCACGAGACCACCTGGTCCGGGATGCGCGCGGTCGTGCTGGAGAACGAGCTGCTGCGCGTCACCGTCCTCGTGGACAAGGGCGGCGACGTGGTGGAGTTCTGCCACAAACGGCATGACACGGACTTCGTCTGGCTCGCGCCGGAGGGGGTCCGTGCCCCCCGGGACGTGGCCGGTGGCGCGGCGGACGACGTGGCGGCCTTCCACGACCACTACGAGGGCGGCTGGCAGGAGGCGCTCCCCAACGGGGGCGCCCCCTCCACCTACCGGGGCGCGGCCCTCGCGCAGCACGGTGAGGTCGCCGGGCTGCCCTGGGACTGCGACATCGCGACCGACGACCCCGGCGAGGTCGCCGTGCGCCTGGAGGTGCGGGCCCGGCGGATGCCGTTGCGGGTCGTCAAGACGTTCCGGCTGGTCTCCGGCTCGGCGGAGCTGCTCATCGACGAGGAGCTGACCAACGAGTCCGGGGTCCCGCTGGACGTCATGTGGGGCCATCACATCGTGTTCGGCGCGCCCTTCCTGCGCCCCGGGCACCGCGTCGTCCTTCCCGAGGGTGTCGAGGTGATCCCGCATGGGACGGCCATCCACCCGGACGGCCGCAGGGTCCGCGCGGGCGGGCCCTACGCCTGGCCGGTCGTCCCGGCGGCCGGCGGCGGGAGCGTGGATCTCAGCGTGGTGCCCGGCCACGGCGAGCCCAGCGAGATCGTCTATCTCACCGGCTTCGCCACCGGGGCCTACGACGTCGTGGACCCCGCGACCGGGCGCGGCCTGGGAGTGCGGTGGGACGCGTCCGTGCTGCCCTACCTGTGGATGTGGCAGGAGCTGGGGGCGTCCCGTGACTATCCCTGGTGGGGGCGGGCCTTCGTGCTCGGCCTGGAGCCGTTCGCCGGGTATCCGACCGGGGGCCTGGCCGAGGCGGCGGCCAACGGCTCGGCGCTCGCGCTCGGGCCCGGAGAGACCCGCGCCCTGTGGCTGCGGGCGCAAGTGATCGATGAGGAGCCTTGA
- a CDS encoding SDR family NAD(P)-dependent oxidoreductase, with amino-acid sequence MGEFDGKVAVVTGGSLGIGRAVVERLGRDGASVVFCGVDDRSVREGEAALRDEGLSVTGAVADVTDAAAMRDLVELAVSRYGGLDTLVTSAGIQRYGTVEDTSEELWDEVLSVNLKGVFLASKAAVPALRARGGGTIVTISSVQAFTAQDGVAAYTASKAAINGLTRAMAMDHARDGIRVNVVCPGSVETPMLRWAADLFRGGASQQEQIAQWGRAHPLGRVARAEEVAEVVAFLAGPRSSFVTGAEHRVDGGLLARNPAALPEV; translated from the coding sequence ATGGGGGAGTTCGACGGCAAGGTCGCCGTGGTCACCGGAGGGTCGCTCGGCATCGGCCGCGCGGTCGTGGAGCGGTTGGGCCGTGACGGGGCCTCGGTGGTGTTCTGCGGTGTGGACGACCGGTCGGTCCGCGAGGGCGAGGCCGCCCTGCGGGACGAGGGCCTGAGCGTCACCGGGGCGGTCGCCGACGTCACCGACGCGGCGGCCATGCGGGACCTGGTGGAGCTGGCGGTGTCGCGGTACGGCGGCCTGGACACGCTGGTCACCTCCGCAGGCATCCAGCGCTACGGCACCGTGGAGGACACCTCCGAGGAGCTGTGGGACGAGGTCCTGTCGGTCAACCTCAAGGGCGTGTTCCTGGCCTCCAAGGCGGCCGTACCGGCCCTGCGGGCACGCGGGGGCGGCACGATCGTGACCATCTCGTCCGTGCAGGCGTTCACCGCGCAGGACGGGGTCGCCGCCTACACCGCCAGCAAGGCCGCCATCAACGGGCTGACCCGGGCGATGGCGATGGACCACGCGCGCGACGGCATCCGCGTCAACGTGGTGTGCCCGGGCTCCGTGGAGACCCCCATGCTGCGTTGGGCGGCCGACCTGTTCCGGGGCGGCGCCTCGCAGCAGGAGCAGATCGCCCAATGGGGGAGGGCCCATCCCCTCGGGAGGGTGGCCCGGGCCGAGGAGGTCGCCGAGGTGGTGGCGTTCCTGGCCGGGCCGCGCTCCTCGTTCGTCACCGGGGCCGAGCACCGCGTGGACGGCGGTCTGCTCGCCCGCAACCCCGCAGCCCTACCGGAGGTCTGA
- a CDS encoding SMP-30/gluconolactonase/LRE family protein: MRTASVFFDGLFTTPRLDHPEGVAVHPDGSVWCGGEAGQIYRIDPEGTGIEQVASTGGFVLGIAFDATASALFICDIGHPGVFRLDLASGKVEPFAEGADGHRFVNPNYPVLDASGRLYVSDSRHLDRPGPAVFRFEPDGTGQVWDARPMAFANGLAMAPDAAHLYVVESFLPGVSRVEILPDGRAGERNVVVELPGTVPDGIAFGPDGLLYVACYEPSQVLRLRPDDPTSVEIAVHDPTAHTLCHPTNIAFRGGTAFTANLGRWHISTFDV, from the coding sequence ATGCGCACGGCGAGCGTCTTCTTCGACGGCCTGTTCACCACGCCGCGCCTGGACCATCCTGAGGGCGTGGCGGTCCATCCGGACGGCAGCGTGTGGTGCGGTGGCGAGGCGGGCCAGATCTACCGCATCGATCCCGAGGGCACGGGCATCGAGCAGGTGGCGTCCACCGGGGGCTTCGTGCTCGGCATCGCCTTCGACGCGACCGCCTCCGCGCTGTTCATCTGCGACATCGGGCATCCCGGGGTGTTCCGGCTCGACCTGGCCTCCGGGAAGGTCGAGCCGTTCGCCGAGGGCGCGGACGGGCACCGGTTCGTCAACCCGAACTATCCGGTCCTCGACGCGTCGGGGCGGCTGTACGTCTCCGACAGCCGGCACCTCGACCGGCCGGGCCCGGCCGTGTTCCGCTTCGAGCCCGACGGGACGGGCCAGGTCTGGGACGCCCGGCCGATGGCGTTCGCCAACGGGCTGGCGATGGCCCCGGACGCCGCGCACCTGTACGTGGTGGAGTCGTTCCTGCCCGGTGTGAGCCGTGTGGAGATCCTGCCGGACGGCCGCGCGGGGGAGCGGAACGTCGTCGTCGAGCTGCCCGGGACGGTGCCCGACGGCATCGCCTTCGGGCCCGACGGCCTGCTGTACGTGGCCTGCTACGAGCCCAGTCAGGTCCTGCGGCTGCGGCCCGACGACCCGACGTCGGTCGAGATCGCCGTCCACGACCCGACCGCCCATACCCTGTGCCACCCGACCAACATCGCCTTCCGGGGCGGCACGGCGTTCACGGCCAACCTCGGCCGCTGGCACATCAGCACCTTCGACGTGTGA
- a CDS encoding alpha/beta hydrolase: MDPELAGALSGMPYVGLSDPLKARAAMRELVTFLGAPATDERVEVADLTIPGLEGGPAVRVRTYVPRDATGPVPILLYFHGGGFVTGDLENEHRRCLDFVVESDVAVVSVDYRLAPEHPFPAAFDDCYAATVWAYGNAVELGGDPMRIAVGGGSAGGGLAAAVALKARDEGGPPLAFQLLLYPVLDDRMDTPSMHAFTEPPLFNRTDVGHMWRHYLGPASTETPVYAAPARATDLSGLPPAYVLAVEADPLRDEDVAYAQRLIQSGVRTELHHLPGVYHGFDGVVGAAVARRALRAQREALRRALWIRPGVTLDTDPGQVIR; the protein is encoded by the coding sequence ATGGATCCGGAGCTCGCCGGCGCACTGTCGGGTATGCCGTACGTCGGGTTGTCCGACCCCCTGAAGGCGCGCGCGGCCATGCGGGAGCTGGTCACGTTCCTCGGGGCTCCCGCCACCGACGAGCGGGTGGAGGTCGCCGACCTCACCATCCCCGGCCTGGAGGGCGGGCCTGCGGTACGGGTCCGGACCTACGTGCCGCGCGACGCGACGGGGCCCGTGCCGATCCTGCTGTACTTCCACGGCGGCGGCTTCGTCACCGGGGACCTGGAGAACGAGCACCGGCGGTGCCTGGACTTCGTGGTCGAGTCCGACGTCGCGGTGGTCTCCGTCGACTACCGGCTGGCCCCTGAGCACCCGTTCCCGGCCGCGTTCGACGACTGCTACGCGGCGACGGTCTGGGCGTACGGGAACGCCGTGGAGTTGGGCGGCGACCCGATGCGGATCGCGGTCGGTGGCGGCAGTGCGGGCGGGGGCCTGGCCGCCGCCGTGGCGTTGAAGGCGCGCGACGAGGGCGGCCCGCCGCTCGCCTTCCAACTGCTGCTCTACCCGGTGCTGGACGACCGGATGGACACCCCCTCGATGCACGCCTTCACCGAGCCGCCGCTCTTCAACCGGACCGACGTGGGGCACATGTGGCGTCACTATCTCGGGCCGGCCTCTACGGAGACCCCGGTGTACGCCGCGCCGGCGCGCGCCACGGACCTTTCGGGCCTGCCGCCCGCGTACGTCCTGGCCGTCGAGGCGGATCCGCTGCGCGACGAGGATGTGGCCTATGCGCAGCGCCTCATACAGTCGGGTGTCCGGACCGAGCTGCACCACCTTCCGGGCGTGTACCACGGGTTCGACGGCGTGGTCGGTGCGGCGGTCGCCCGGCGCGCCCTGCGGGCCCAGCGCGAGGCCCTGCGCCGTGCGCTGTGGATTCGACCGGGCGTGACCCTGGACACAGACCCGGGGCAAGTGATTAGATGA
- a CDS encoding FadR/GntR family transcriptional regulator, whose translation MSQDVSRPSLSDALTERLLDLIRSGGLRPGDRLPSARELSQRFAVTTPTLREALRRLEATGAVRMRHGSGIYVGSDLERVVIPNPNVGRLKGDQLRQLLDARMLIEPPLAALAARRADPVDLARLRAVLEAAGTYLDGRDAELHEANMAFHRAAARAAGNAVLDEVVDSLLSVHSSEQREILRIFDDRVRDYDEHQAILGAIEKGDEAAAEEMMRTHLADVKCVVEERLG comes from the coding sequence ATGTCCCAGGATGTGTCCCGGCCCAGCCTCTCCGATGCGCTGACCGAACGTCTGCTGGATCTGATCCGGTCCGGCGGTCTGCGTCCCGGTGACCGGCTGCCCTCGGCCCGGGAGCTCTCGCAGCGCTTCGCGGTGACCACCCCGACGCTGCGCGAGGCGCTGCGTCGACTGGAGGCCACCGGCGCGGTGCGGATGCGGCACGGGTCCGGCATCTACGTCGGCTCCGACCTGGAACGCGTCGTCATCCCCAACCCGAACGTCGGCCGGCTGAAGGGCGACCAGCTCCGCCAGTTGTTGGACGCCCGGATGCTCATCGAGCCCCCGCTCGCCGCCCTGGCCGCCCGCCGCGCCGACCCCGTCGACCTGGCCCGGCTGCGCGCCGTGCTGGAGGCGGCGGGCACCTACCTGGACGGCCGCGACGCCGAGCTGCACGAGGCCAACATGGCCTTCCACCGGGCCGCGGCCCGGGCGGCCGGCAACGCCGTCCTCGACGAGGTCGTCGACTCGCTGCTGTCGGTGCACTCCTCCGAACAGCGGGAGATACTGCGGATCTTCGACGACCGGGTCCGCGACTACGACGAGCATCAGGCCATCCTCGGCGCCATCGAGAAGGGCGACGAGGCCGCGGCCGAGGAGATGATGCGCACCCACCTCGCCGACGTGAAGTGCGTCGTCGAGGAACGCCTCGGCTGA